In Silene latifolia isolate original U9 population chromosome 6, ASM4854445v1, whole genome shotgun sequence, the genomic window TTATTTTCAAGTAGGTTTGTAAGTCATATTCAATCGGTTTTTCATGTGCGTTGGTGGTGGAGAAATTAATGATCCACATATATCAACCCTTCAAGATTTACTTTTATGCACCCTATAATTTATTTTGAAGTAGGTTTGTAAGTCATATTCAATCGTTTTTTCTAAATTTTAAGATTTCAGATTGTTATTTAGCACTTACAAGATTTCCTAGCATCATGAAGCATGTCTCATGAAATTTCTCTCTTTAAGAGATGCTATCAAAAAAATTCACTTTCTACCGAAACCTCTATAGTTGTTCATCACTTCATTGCTTATGATACCAGAAATCTCGTGCTTGCTTCCTTTTAAAGGTTTCATGCGTCGGATGTTGACAATCGAGACAAGGATTACTGCAGCACGACCATCAGACCTTGTTAACAACACTAGTGGGGGATCCCTCACTAGTGCTTCACCCTCAAGTTTGCATTCTTGCCGCGGGAATGTGGGATAAGGCAAGGAGCTTAAGTTCCTGTTCAAATCTAGGACGACGACACAGGGACATACATGCCTTATACtagaaataaaaacaaacaaattatTGCTACAATCTGAAAGATGGCTTTCAGGAGATCATGTGGAGAGAGAATTCAAAACCAATCTCTCGAATTCCTAACCACAACACCTTCTCATTAGCGAACACTTCTCTATATTCAGAATACAGTCACGTCCTTAATACCGCCACTAAACTTGTTTCAGGTACCAATCATATTTTTAGCCTCCCGCATCAAGTGTAAAAAGTAGTTATGTCAGCATCCAGAAATCAAGTAGTCTACTTCTGAATTCTTATGGCTCAAAACAAATTATACGCTAGTGGAAGATCAGCTTGACTACTAGCTGAGGTAAAAGCTGTACTCTGTCGATAAAATCAGAAATGAGAGATGGTCATTTTTGGAATTAGAGATTTTTATACTTACCATGTCATGTTTGAAGAGCATCCCTAACAAAGCATTGATTTGTGTCATCAGCACACCATCACCAATACCAAGTGCTGCAGCCATCAAGAGAGGGGATACTATCCCGAGGACTCCAGTACTAGTGCTGCACCATATTATAAACAGGTAATCAGAATAAATTTTCACCAAACAAGAAATCATCACAAGAAGAACTTTACCTGTACAAAAGTAGAATCCAGAGCAATATAATAGCGTGAACTAAAGATCCACCAGCAATTATCCAAGTAACAGACTTGAGACTGGAAGTGAGCCGGCCAGCAACAAGAGAACACTGGTAAGAAGTTCAACAAAATATGTTAAACCTCTACCAGGATTCATAACATATGCTTATTATTGCAACAAAGCTGAATCTCGATATGGAGGTTATGGAGACATTACATCAAATTTGACAAAAATCAAATTTGAAGAGGACTGCAGATTGCAAGAATTCTGCAACACCACCAAAACGGAACAAGAGCTAACAATTTGCAAAGATGAGAAAATAGAAGTGACAATTCACGACTCATTAAGTTATCTCCAGATTCACACCGCCATAAATAAGCAAGTACAAACACGTATATGTCTTGTATTTTATGAAAGAGTTACACACATTGCTTCTAGTGGTGCATTTGCATTATTATACGTATGCTATTACAAACTCTTCAACCTaaaattttgtcagatttttccGATAAAGTTAGACAGCCGTTCTCTCTGGTGATACATTCAGTACACTTCTAGAAAACAACCCGGGTCATATTTCCTACGTAAATATCAGAATAAATGTTTTTTAGAGGTGCAAGATCTCATTGGATGTGACAAGTGACTTATAAGACTAGGTATCTATGCGTTTAGTAGGGAAATGGCTGCAATTCATAGTTCGAAAATTATGTGAGATTAACTACAAATAAAAAGTAATTTTCTTAACTACTTATAGGAGGAAATTAATGATTCTCTACCCTTATCGCAAGAGGAGGCAGACATCACGTCAGTTGTCTAGCAACTTACAAAATGCTACTCGTTATTTCAGCCCTTGGATGTACCCATCTCAACCAATTCCATACAGTTCTCATTAGTATAGCTATAGCTTAGGACTCTAACAGATGAAGTCATTGATAAATTAAGAACTTTTAAAGGTTAAAATCAAGTAACTGGTGCTTTCAAAGGGGTGCCCATATCCttgcttcaaaaaaaaaaaaaaaaaaaaagattcttGTGGTGTACAAGGAGTCCTTGTCCTCTTTTCTTTCCCTGTTATGATAAAATAAATTTTCATCCAAAAAAAGTTAAGCAGACTCTTCTTATTCAATATATAAGCCTATTGTTATAGTCCAGAAATCCCTACTCACGATAGCATCCGCAGCCCCGTAGATTGCCATAGAGCCGCCAATACCAGACTCGCCAAGTGCGGGCTTTACGATTTCCTTGGTGAACTCGGCCCTAAGGAGTTCAACCAGAAATGAGATTAGTATCACAAATGGCCACAAAATGGAAATTGGAAACACATAAAAAaagttcacataatttatttaccATACAAATGCTTGTTGTAATCCAGAATACGCAAAAAGGGGTATGATCAAGATAACACGAATATTGAACAATGGTTTGACAACTGATTTTGCAACAGATACCAGAAAAGCAGAGCACCCAATGGAAGAATCTTTAGGTTGCTCCTCAGGCGTACCATCTCTTCTATTCAGAAAGCACATTAATACACAACCTACAGTCATGATGCAAAGGAACACAATGAACAGTACATTAATACCACTGCTACCTCCCTCCTGcattaaaataataaataaatcagTAACATGATGCTTTTCTGGCTATAGTGCGAGATGTTATACTATTGCTAATACGCCAAAGTCATGACTTTGGTGAGTAAATACAAGCCTTTGTattttaaatgaccatttttagGACATCAACACTAGTTAAGATAAGATCAAGTTGCACGTTTTGCAGCCATGATCAAACAGCTGAACTACTGGGCAGTGTCATACAACGTACAAGAAAATTTAGTTTTAAAATCAGTAGTATTCTTTGGTTCAAAAGCAAATTCATACACGTCATCGCATATCAATATTATGTATATTGCATTCATACATGACATATAAGTCAAATTGATTTATTGCTCCTATTAGACACTCTTGCTTCATATGTTCATATAAAGGCTTACTACGAATCAGCAGCCATGCGATTAACAACATACACCAACTTATTATCACAATTCTTAAGTGAATTAAACTGTCTCACTATTTGCAACCTCAGCATGTACATGCATTTAAGAAACTACTTGTGACAAAAGAAAACATCAAAGCCAGCTCTATAAAACATAATATTCTCTCACCCCTATTGTTTATTCTTTGTATGGAGGCATTGTCTAGAATTTTCAAGGGTAGAAAGCATTACCCTCAATTTAGCTTCCATCCTAAGTGCTAAAGAATTGGACTGACACAATTGCTTTTTGTTGATGATCTCTTAGTTTTTGCGTGTGGTGATCTACCTTATCCAAGAAATAGTAGATCGCATTCAAAAATTATCCGAGTTATCTGGGTTGCAGCCAAACCCTGGCAAAACCATCATCTATTTAGGTGGGATGCATCCTACAGGTATGCCTCAAACTCTCCAAGCCACAGGTTTAAACACGGGTGTTTCCCTTCAGATATCTTCACTCTGACTACAGCCAAATTAACTTCTGAGATGTACCCTTCCCTTAATGTTAAAATCAAAACAAGACTACAAGAGTCTGTAACCGAGCCCCtcagtagacctggcaaacagatcgggtcttGACGTGTTGTGTCCGTGTCCCTGTTAACTTTAAGTGGGTCATCACTCCTCCAACCCAAACCCGGCCCAATTACGTAAACAGGTTGTTTGTCTAAACCCTAACTTAACTCATTTATTTTATCATAACACATCCCAACTTGTTCAACCCATATGTTTTTAAGCAGTTGACCCAATTAAACTTTATAACCTATTAAccaaaaaatgatgaatgataaTTCTAATTTTTTATAGAGGTTGGTTGGACTATCATGTTAACCCAACAAAATTATGGCTCATTTAAAtacggaattactttttcacatccggattttactctttcacatctaggtagcaccaaaacggacacggacacgacacagaCACTTGATACGGCattccatgaaatttaggacacgggacacgttatttaaatttaataaaatatatattttatagttataaacATTCGATTTAATTTTTGTAAGTtttttatattaaatttaaataagtgatgGTAAAACTCGCCCttgattataactcattttcatcTCATCCAAACccatcttctaatcaatctctttcgacaACCTATTCATCGTCTAAAGAACATTTTTCTTAccccaaatgatgtccaaatatgacggacacgcgtcggacacggcccaaataccgtggacacgcgtcggacacatGCCTAAATAAATGTacaaagttagacacggctttaaaGGTGTTCGACACGTTTCGCCTACACTTTCTCATTAATTTTCCATATAGTGCCCCTCTAATCTCAAACATAATCAAATTACCCTTTATTCTCTCTTTTTTCCTAAAATCAAATCTAATTACTCAAGAAATTCAATAATGGATCTTAATCCCTTAAAAGCTTTCATCAATTCTGGATTGTTCGATTATCTGAACCTTAAAATACCTTTTTCTTACCTAGCAATATTTGAAATAAAAAATGTCCAAAATTATTGAAAGAGTGCAATGATGAAGGCGGCAATGAGATGTAAAGATTATTGATATTGTATCTGAACAATCAGAATAGTTCGAGTATGGTAAAGAAATACAAGTCTAATAATGTGTGGCAAATGAATGACGGCTGGCAAATGAGAAACGAATGATAACATATGTTTTATGATTTCATCACCATTCCTCATTGAAATACGGTCTCAGGTTTGGAGGGGTTTGAACGGTGCCCAGGTGGTCTGGTGGGTGGGTTGGAGCAGGGGAGGGGATGCCAGTGGGTGGGTAGGGCGGCCCGCGGGGCTCTGGAGGGAGGGGTtgggtggttgttgatggttggGTTGGTGAGTTGTATTGGGTTTTGGGGAGATtaaaaaaaatgacaagggtaaaaTCGTAAAACCGTATGTGAAATAGTAAACTTCCTATGTGAAAAAGCACAAACCTAAATTAAATAAAGGGGTTATTCGTGTTAGGTTCGTATTAGAAGACTTCAACTCTAACCCGGCCTATATAATTTTCGTGTCGTGTATGTGTCAACTCAATTATATAAATGGGTCACTCACAACGTCATAACCTAACAAACTAACTTCCTCCATTTGATGATTTGATGTCTTGATGATATAGCTGAACTCTAATACTATTTCCACACACTTTTGATGAGCCAAAGATGAACATGCGAAGAACCCAATGGTTGTTGCTAGAGGGTCTCAGGATAGTTTGGTACTTTGGAGCTGGTCATGGGATGCTTGGGACACAAATTTGAAGAAGAGAAAGTCGTAAGAGACGATTTGGGAACATTGATCATTCCATTGGTCATGGGATTGTCCCAGTGGTTCCATCTCACGGCAGAAGTGCAGCAATATTTAGATGCAGGTCCCCAAATCTGGGACGCCAAATCCCAAGTTAGGGACGAGCATTCCCAAATttgggaaatcatgtcacatgACCGGGACACAGAAGGCAGAAAACAATTGCAGAAGTCCTGCCTAATAAAAACATATAAATAGCTTATTTCTTAGTTGTTTGATTACGTTATTCATCACTTATAGACGAATTCATTGTTTCCCAATGAATTTGCTCGTTACCAACCAAACCAACTAAACACAGTTTCAACCTGCAATAATGTAAACGACTTATAAAATAGACAGACGAATTCATTGTTTCCCTCTAGATTCAATACCGTACTTACCACTATAGTATCAGTTAGTAGTACTATAGGATTATTTGACTAAGGTGACACAATTGTTTTGAAAACTATCAGTGTGCATGTTTTGTCTTGCCTATAGGTGTGATAAAGGCTATTGATAAGCTTTGTCGTTAGCTCCGTTGGGGTTATCAAGTGTGCTAAAGGAAAATGGTATTTTTCAAGTCGAGCGATGTTATGCAAATTTCATGAGTCATAGGGATGGGGGCTTTAGCATTAAAGGAATTCTTGGTAGGAATAGAACTCTCATTCTGAAGTGGATTTGGAGACTCAATCATGGAGCTGAATCTATGTGGTTTAATTGGGTGAAGTACTGTTTGCTAAAAAAATGATGATTGGTGGACTGTTAAAGCTTTTAGTGCTGCCTCTGCAGGCTGGAAGAGTGGAAGCAGCTGCTTAGCATTCATTATGAGTTTGTTTTGAGAGTAGTAGGAGTGTCTAAAGCTAGGTCTCTGTTATTGCAGTGGAGCAGTGGACGATATCTGGGAGGTTGAAAGTTAAAGGTACCTACACAGAAACATGAAGATTTTACTGTTCTAGTTCACTTTACTAATGTACAAAAACCAAATCCAAATCTGAAAATAGAAAAGCATTACTAATTGTATATAACATCGATTTGAAAATAGAAAAGCAAGACTTACTGTCCCATCCTTTAAAAGGAAGAGTGCTATCAGATTACCAATGACCTGGACAAATAAACAATACACGTTCAGCAAGGAAAATATTTTATTTGAAAGTTCATTTAAGAAACATTATTGAGGGTTATTCTCAAGCAGATGATAGAATTTACTTGGTGAGTAGCATATATCCCCCAAAACTCTCCGTTGAAGTTACCGATTACTGTTCCATCATGTAAGTTGCAATCTCGTGCGTGGCTACATGCTGCGGAAGTCAAGTATGTTCCCTGGCAGCCAAGAGTAGTATTATAGAATAATCTGATAAATAAGTAGCTATCAATCAGTGAAGTAAGAAATGGAATAAAAAAGACAGTCTGACCTAAACTTATGATGAGACATGCCTCCCTTGTTAAGCTATACTCCCTCCCAATCATTGGAATCCTTGGGTTATTCTCAAAGGTATGATTCCAGTGAATGAGAGGGAGTACCTTAATTGTAAGTGACTCATTTAACTATAATAGTGAGACTTTTAAAAAATGTGACCTAAGTTAGCATAAAATGTGCACCCTTTCCTAAAAGTGAACATGCTTACTTACAAGGTTAGGTGGTCTACCCTAACTTGAAGGACAAGATGGGTTTACACAAGACTGAAACTTTTACACAGAAGTAGTAACTTTTTAAACTAATGGGTTGCGTAAATTTAAACGGATCACTTGTTGTAAAATTAGTCGAGATGTAGAAAGTAACTCCTTTAAACAGAAAAAACAAATAATTTTACAACTGCAGCTGACCTTTTCGATTAGATAGTAGTAAGGTGGTCTGATCATAATAAGGTAAAACGGTCTAACACAAAACATTATACAATAGTAATCAGGACAATTATTGCTTATAAAAAAGTTGTGAGCATGAGTACCTGGCCAACCCAGATTATTGAAGCAGAAAACCCCATATATACAGAAGCAGGCAACATTGTATACCTGTAGGGATGATCAGTTGTAAACACATAAAAACATAGCAATGTACAATAAGGCACACCACAAGTATACAAGACAAAGGTATTCAGATGATTAATGCAGTTAAAATTACCAGTTAGGCATCAAATTTGCAGCAGTAAATAACCAATATCCAGTAGTTCCGAGCATGAGGGAATTCTTTGATCCAAGTTTGCGAACAACCAAGGACGCAAACAAGGAAAATACCATGAAGGATACATACAATATCCCCAACGAAATTGTACCCAAATCACCTTCCTGAATGAATGTATACAACAAATAAAACATCATTTTtgcataataaaataaataaaataaataaaaaataatgttTAAAAAAGAACTCACGCCATTGACTGTGCTCTCGAGGTTCTGAACAGCACCATAAGCAGAAAAAACAAGCAAGAATGCTAAGCTTAAAACATGAACGTCTCTATTATGAGTCGTTGTTACGGATTTCACCGGGAAATTTGGATCAACTAAAGGTAGGCTTTCGTCACCCGCATCAGGAATGTCCATTGTTGATCTGTAATCAGTCAATCACCGATTCGattcattaaaaaaatataaCGGATTACGGTAATACAAGAAATTCAAACTGACTAGACTGACAACCGGGTCAAGCGGTTCGGATTCAGGCATGTATTTTtagatcacaaaatctcattgaagacggcaccgTATCCGTcattttggagtgacggataccattttctctcacaaatgacccaaatagaggagagaggaaagcacatgggggtgcccccaccttgtcccccctatccgttttgtgagtggcattacccgtcacttgctccgacccgtcttcagcaagactaactgttttTAGATTTGCAACCATTTGGGCGTTTTTGGGTCTATTTTTATCGAGTTCAGCTAGTTTTTCAAAAGAAAAGATCAAACGTCTTAAATATTATCGCACATGGTAAATAGGACAAATCTTTTATTTTTATCTAATGTATTCTGTTTTTTTACcagtcttaaacttaagacggataaaCTCATCATAAATGAGATTTTGCGGTTATTTGTCTATCGAGTTAGTCTTCCTTAAAACAGAGGTATTAATAGAGTTATATAGTGTCGTATTTATTTATGGCCGAGCCCACGGCCCGTCTTGAGTAATATTGAGTCGAAACCCTAAGCGATATGTACTATATATTGATATGTCGTATAATGGAAGAGGCAAGCTATGATTTACCTTTGCCTTCTGTTGCATCAATTTTTACTTGGTCTTCTGCCAAGTCCGTATTCCTCCCTTCGTTCTGTAATTTTGGCTCAGGTACCTTTTGCCTTCTGTTGCTCGGGCTTTCAACGTGATTTCTCAAGAAGAACGAGTCAGAGGCATTGATCGAGCCAATGACTCGGCTGCTGAAGTCTCCACATTCAATGTCAAAGCACGGTTTGACTCTCGCCAGCCGCCTAAAGACCCGTCTCAAATGACGCGAACTGAACGACAACAACTGCGGTGCAATAATTGTAATCGCAAAGGACACGATCGGAGTATGTGCTTCGATTTATTGGATGAAATACCTGAATGGTGGTATGAATTGAAGGGCATCAAGCCTCCCGTGGTGGTAAAGCTAGTCGTGGCCGTGGGGTGGGAGAGGTAACTCCTCACGTTCCCGTGATGAGGGCGGCAATAAGGGAGACGTTGCAGGTTCGTTGACGTCCAGTACAGTGAATGCTACACCCACTGCTGCCGGTATGTCTTCACAAAACGCTTCCGCTTCTCTGGTAACCGTATACGGTACTCCTACTCATACTCACTCCGGTAAGTGGTTACTTGATACGGGTTGCTCTTATCACGTTACGGGAAATTTTGCTTTCCTGTTCAATGTGAAAAATATACCGAGAAGGGTTGTGGGTTTACCCGATGGCTCCACTGTCTACGCTTCGAAAATAGGGTGTGTCGATGTGACTCCCCAATTATGCCTTGACTCGGTTTTGTTTGTACCACAGCTTCACTGTAATTTGATTTCGGCATCACAATTGTGCGATGCCTTGAACTGCGAATTTATTACTAATGCCACTTCATGTATTATACAGGACCGGGGTACGAAGGAGACGATTGGCATGGGTGAAAGGCAAGATGGACTATATTATTTGCGGACTGATTACGGGAAATTGAATAAAGTTGCAGCTGAGTCTTCTTTGAGTTTATGGCACGCACGATTGGGGCATCCATCAGAGCATGTTGTTAAATTGCTTCCTTTCTTACGTACTAGCAAACAAACATTGTCAAAGCCGTGTGAGGTTTGTCACCGTGCTAAACACATTCGTAATAGCTTTCCTTTAAGTAATAATAGAAGTGCTCGTGCTTTCGAACTCGttcattgtgatttatggggACCATATGATACTCCATCTATGTCCGGTGCCCGATATTTTTTGACCCTCGTGGATGATTTTTCGAGGGGGGTATGGATTTATTTGTTGAATGCCAAAACTGACGTATCCATTCTTACTTTTTATTGCCATGATCAAAAGACAATTTTCAGCTGAAATTAAAATCGTAAGGAGTGACAATGGTACAGAATTTCACACATTAAAACCATACTTTGCTAAGAATGGAATTTTATTTCAATCCTCGTGTGTGGGtacccctcaacaaaatgggtGAGTTGAGCGAAAACATCAACATATATTAAATGTCGCACGAGCCTTACGATTTCAGGCAGGGTTACCGGTTCAATTTTGGGGTGAGTGTGCTTTGGCTGCGGCCTTCGTTATAAACCGCACGCCCTCTCGGGTAATAGACGGGCTCACACCTTTCAAAGCTCTTTTTAATAAATGCCCGAATTTTGACATATTACGAGTATTTGGGTCGCTTTGTTTTGCCCACAATCAACGATCCAAGGGCGATAAATTCACAAGTAGAAGTCGGAAATGTGTTTTTATGGGTTATCCTACAGGTCAAAAGGGGTGGTATTTATTTGATCTTGACAGAAAAAAATTCTTTGTGTCCCGCGATGTGAAGTTTTATGAGACCCAATTCCCGTTTCTTAATCTTGGGCATGACCTTAATAGCTCCCCTGAAAATCCTCCCTCGACTGAGCCATGTCGTATTGTATGGGATGCGGACCCAGCAGACGAGGTTGATGACACAATTACGCCCAACGACCCACCTGAGTCAACCAGACCATCACCTGCCACTGAGTCCGTTACCCCGCCTGTCAACAGCCCAGCTACCACGCCGGATCACACCCCTCCACCTACATTGGGCCGTGGCCAGCGTAAGCGAATCCCTACTAAGTCCCTTCAAGACTATGTGACTGAATTTTATGATGATGACGGTGAAGATAATAGTCCATCTCATGCCTCGACTGTCCACGTGTCATCATCTTCTTCAGGTACTTCCTATCCTTTAGTTAATTATTTATCTTGTCAAAAATTTTCGCCTCCATATCGTTCATACATGGCAGCTCTATTGAATCACACTGAGCTCGTTCTTTCAAAGAGGCCGTGAAACATGGAGGATGGCGAGATGTTATGCAAGCCGAGATGCAGGCTCTCGTTGCTAATGATACATGGGTAATGGCAGATCTTCCCCCGGGTAAGAAAGCCCTTGGGAGCAAGTGGCTATATAAAATTAAGTACAAATCGGATTCCTCCATTGAGCGATTAAAAGCCCGCCTAGTTGTCTTCGGGAATCACCAAACAGAGGGAGTGGACTATGATGAGACTTTCGCTCCTGTAGCTAAGATGACGACGGTTCGCACCTTCTTATCTGTTGCTTCG contains:
- the LOC141586773 gene encoding UNC93-like protein 3 produces the protein MDIPDAGDESLPLVDPNFPVKSVTTTHNRDVHVLSLAFLLVFSAYGAVQNLESTVNGEGDLGTISLGILYVSFMVFSLFASLVVRKLGSKNSLMLGTTGYWLFTAANLMPNWYTMLPASVYMGFSASIIWVGQGTYLTSAACSHARDCNLHDGTVIGNFNGEFWGIYATHQVIGNLIALFLLKDGTEGGSSGINVLFIVFLCIMTVGCVLMCFLNRRDGTPEEQPKDSSIGCSAFLVSVAKSVVKPLFNIRVILIIPLFAYSGLQQAFVWAEFTKEIVKPALGESGIGGSMAIYGAADAICSLVAGRLTSSLKSVTWIIAGGSLVHAIILLWILLLYSTSTGVLGIVSPLLMAAALGIGDGVLMTQINALLGMLFKHDMEGAFAQLKVWQSFSIAVIFFLTPYLSLHIMAVIMLTALCVSLVSFFILILRVEKAFSSNRSER